The following are from one region of the Synechococcus sp. CBW1108 genome:
- a CDS encoding bifunctional (p)ppGpp synthetase/guanosine-3',5'-bis(diphosphate) 3'-pyrophosphohydrolase: MLKAVADLDQDRSIRPPADYGVPLPEWLQRCLEHVPPGQDNSCPTDPELLLACAFDYAYRHHQGQLRATGEPYIIHPIAVADLLRETGASAGVIAAGFLHDVVEDTGVTPDEIEAHFGAEVRALVEGVTKLGGIHFTNYTEAQAENLRRMFLAMASDIRVVLVKLADRLHNMRTLSALKPEKQQRIARETREIYAPLANRLGIGRLKWELEDLAFKILEPEAYRDIQKQVATKRSDREERLGVTVQLLRDRLAAAGLHNCEVSGRPKHLYGIWSKMQRQQKAFHEIIDVAALRILCPNLECCYRALAVVHDTFRPIPGRFKDYIGLPKPNGYQSLHTAVIGRHRPIEVQIRTTEMHRVAEYGIAAHWKYKEGGSPAASGADAERFNWLRQLVDWQKDDGGKDSGDFLRSIKEDLFDEEVFVFTPNGDVVGLRKGSTAVDFAYRIHSEIGNHCQGVRINDRLCPLATPLQNGDFVQVITAKTAHPSLDWLNFVATPTARTRIRHWYKTSHRDQNILRGTEMLERELGRDGFDALLSGEAIARVARRCNLAGTDDLLASLGFGGVTLHQLLNRLREELRLASAAAVPVPSNEQVAAELSAHAAHPDLQPSSPAGTSAILGLEGLDYRLGGCCTPLPGEPILGAVALGNHGITIHRQDCSNLGQVPAERRLPVRWNPAVQASPRRYPVQLRIEVLDRVGVLKDILTRLSDHRINVSDARVRTTPGKPARIDLRVELDSAGQLASTIGQIRSMADVLDIARTGIG, translated from the coding sequence ATGCTCAAGGCGGTTGCCGATCTTGATCAGGACCGATCGATCCGCCCCCCAGCTGACTATGGCGTGCCCCTGCCCGAGTGGCTGCAGCGCTGCCTGGAGCACGTGCCGCCTGGCCAGGACAACAGCTGCCCTACGGACCCCGAGCTGCTGCTCGCCTGCGCCTTCGATTACGCCTACCGCCATCACCAGGGCCAGCTGCGGGCCACGGGCGAGCCCTACATCATCCATCCGATCGCCGTTGCCGATCTGCTGCGGGAGACCGGCGCCAGTGCAGGGGTAATCGCCGCCGGCTTCCTGCACGACGTGGTCGAGGACACCGGCGTCACCCCCGATGAGATCGAGGCGCACTTTGGCGCCGAGGTGCGGGCCCTGGTGGAGGGGGTCACCAAGTTGGGCGGGATCCATTTCACCAACTACACCGAGGCCCAGGCAGAAAATTTGCGTCGCATGTTTCTGGCCATGGCCAGCGACATCCGCGTGGTGCTGGTGAAGTTGGCAGACCGGCTCCACAACATGCGCACGCTCTCTGCCCTCAAGCCCGAGAAGCAGCAGCGCATCGCCCGCGAAACCCGGGAGATCTATGCCCCCCTCGCCAACCGGCTGGGGATTGGCAGGCTCAAGTGGGAGCTGGAGGATCTGGCCTTCAAAATCCTCGAGCCCGAGGCCTACCGTGACATTCAGAAGCAGGTGGCGACCAAGCGCAGTGACAGGGAAGAGCGCCTGGGGGTGACCGTGCAGTTGCTGCGGGATCGCCTCGCCGCCGCGGGGCTGCACAACTGTGAGGTGAGTGGCCGGCCCAAGCACCTCTATGGCATCTGGAGCAAAATGCAGCGCCAGCAGAAGGCGTTCCACGAAATCATCGACGTGGCCGCCCTCAGGATCCTCTGCCCCAACCTGGAGTGCTGCTACCGGGCCCTGGCAGTGGTCCACGACACGTTTCGGCCGATTCCCGGTCGCTTCAAGGACTACATCGGCCTACCCAAGCCCAATGGCTACCAGTCGCTGCATACGGCGGTGATCGGTCGCCATCGGCCGATTGAGGTGCAGATCCGCACCACCGAGATGCACCGGGTGGCCGAGTACGGCATCGCCGCCCATTGGAAATACAAGGAGGGCGGTTCACCGGCGGCCTCCGGGGCCGATGCGGAGCGCTTCAACTGGCTGCGCCAGCTGGTGGACTGGCAGAAGGATGACGGTGGCAAGGACAGCGGCGATTTTTTGCGCTCCATCAAGGAGGACCTCTTCGACGAGGAGGTGTTCGTGTTCACCCCCAATGGCGATGTGGTGGGGCTGCGCAAGGGATCCACCGCCGTTGATTTCGCGTACCGGATCCATTCCGAGATCGGCAACCACTGCCAGGGAGTGCGCATCAACGATCGCCTCTGCCCCCTGGCCACCCCGCTACAGAACGGCGATTTCGTGCAGGTGATCACCGCCAAGACGGCGCACCCGAGCCTCGACTGGCTCAATTTCGTAGCCACCCCCACGGCCCGCACCCGCATCCGCCATTGGTACAAAACGAGCCATCGCGACCAGAACATCCTGCGCGGCACCGAGATGTTGGAGCGCGAACTGGGTCGCGACGGCTTCGATGCCCTGCTCAGCGGCGAGGCGATCGCCCGGGTGGCGCGCCGTTGCAACCTTGCCGGCACCGACGACCTGCTGGCATCCCTCGGCTTTGGTGGGGTCACGCTGCACCAGTTGCTAAATCGCCTGCGGGAGGAACTGCGCCTGGCCAGCGCCGCCGCTGTGCCGGTGCCCAGCAATGAGCAGGTCGCCGCCGAGCTTTCAGCTCACGCTGCCCATCCCGATCTCCAGCCTTCTTCGCCAGCGGGCACCAGTGCAATCCTGGGCCTCGAAGGACTCGACTATCGGCTGGGGGGGTGCTGCACCCCCCTGCCCGGGGAGCCGATCTTGGGGGCGGTGGCCCTGGGCAACCACGGCATCACCATCCATCGCCAGGACTGCTCCAACCTGGGCCAGGTGCCGGCTGAACGGCGCCTGCCGGTGCGCTGGAACCCTGCGGTGCAAGCCAGCCCGCGGCGTTATCCGGTGCAGTTGCGCATTGAGGTGCTCGATCGAGTTGGCGTGCTCAAGGACATCCTCACCCGCCTCTCCGACCACCGCATCAACGTCAGTGATGCCCGGGTGCGCACCACTCCCGGTAAGCCGGCTCGCATTGACCTACGGGTGGAGCTCGACAGTGCCGGCCAGCTGGCCAGCACCATCGGCCAGATCCGCTCCATGGCCGACGTGCTTGACATCGCCCGCACCGGGATCGGCTAG
- a CDS encoding ABC transporter ATP-binding protein gives MTSPVLAIDHLVVRYPGCDQPTLDGLTLSLSPGQRLALVGPSGCGKSTVARAVLQLLPPGSQCSGGLLLAGQEPGRLQRPALRQLRGKAVGLVFQDPMTRLNPLLTIGDHLGDTLAAHRPRWRRRQVRERAEELLTRVGINPQRYGSYPHEFSGGMRQRLAIALAMALNPPLVIADEPTTSLDVAIAGQVMGELSALCSEAGSALLLISHDMALAGRWCDQIAVLDQGRLIEQAPAQQLLTAPASPLAQRLVAKARQREGVQRTILAPAPALLELEELRSWHPLPSLPWQRRWLKAVDGVSLRLQRGETIGLVGASGCGKSTLCRALMGLAPVRGGTVRLEGHNLLALRGQALRRARRGLQMVFQDPLACLNPQMVVGEAIADPLLIHGLASRNQARHRARELLAAVGLTPAEEFENRLPRQLSGGQQQRVAIARALVLEPKVLLCDESVSMLDAEVQADVLALLRDLQQRLGLGLLFVTHDLSVASGFCHRVIVLDGGVIVEEGPGARLLSHPQAAITRKLVEACPRLPSA, from the coding sequence ATGACCAGCCCCGTGCTTGCGATTGACCACCTGGTGGTGCGCTACCCGGGCTGCGACCAGCCCACCCTTGATGGGCTGACCCTGAGCCTGAGCCCAGGCCAGAGGCTGGCCCTGGTCGGGCCCTCCGGCTGCGGCAAGAGCACCGTGGCCCGGGCGGTGCTGCAGCTCCTGCCCCCAGGCAGCCAGTGCAGCGGCGGGCTGCTACTGGCGGGGCAGGAGCCCGGCCGGCTGCAGCGGCCGGCCCTGCGCCAACTACGCGGCAAGGCGGTAGGCCTGGTTTTCCAGGACCCCATGACCCGGCTCAACCCCCTGCTGACCATTGGCGACCACCTTGGGGACACCCTGGCCGCCCACCGGCCCCGCTGGCGGCGGCGCCAGGTGCGCGAACGGGCCGAGGAGCTGCTGACCAGGGTCGGGATCAACCCCCAGCGCTACGGCAGCTACCCCCATGAGTTCAGCGGCGGCATGCGTCAGCGGCTGGCAATTGCCCTGGCCATGGCCCTCAATCCGCCCCTGGTGATCGCCGACGAGCCCACCACCAGCCTGGATGTGGCCATCGCCGGCCAGGTGATGGGGGAGCTCAGCGCCCTTTGCAGCGAAGCGGGCAGCGCCCTACTGCTGATCAGCCATGACATGGCCCTGGCAGGCCGCTGGTGCGACCAGATCGCCGTGCTGGACCAGGGCCGCCTGATCGAGCAGGCCCCCGCCCAACAACTGCTCACCGCCCCGGCCTCCCCCCTGGCCCAGCGGCTGGTGGCCAAGGCGCGGCAGCGGGAGGGAGTCCAGAGAACGATTCTCGCACCGGCGCCGGCCCTGCTGGAGCTGGAGGAGTTGCGCAGCTGGCACCCGTTGCCCTCCCTGCCCTGGCAACGCCGCTGGCTCAAAGCGGTGGACGGGGTGAGCCTGAGGCTGCAGCGGGGCGAAACCATTGGCCTGGTGGGGGCATCAGGCTGCGGCAAGAGCACCCTCTGCCGAGCCCTGATGGGGTTGGCACCGGTGCGGGGCGGCACGGTGCGACTCGAAGGCCACAACCTGCTGGCCCTGCGCGGCCAGGCCCTACGCCGGGCGCGACGGGGCCTGCAGATGGTTTTTCAAGATCCCCTGGCCTGCCTCAACCCCCAGATGGTGGTGGGCGAAGCCATCGCCGATCCCCTGCTGATCCACGGCCTGGCCAGCCGCAACCAGGCCCGCCACCGGGCCCGGGAACTCCTTGCTGCCGTGGGGCTGACCCCAGCTGAAGAGTTCGAAAACCGCCTGCCCAGGCAGCTCTCAGGCGGCCAGCAGCAGCGGGTGGCCATCGCCCGGGCCCTGGTGCTGGAGCCAAAGGTGCTGCTCTGCGACGAGAGCGTCAGCATGCTCGACGCCGAAGTGCAGGCCGACGTGCTTGCCCTGCTGCGTGATCTGCAGCAGCGGCTGGGCCTGGGCCTGCTGTTTGTCACCCACGACCTGTCGGTGGCCAGTGGCTTCTGCCACCGGGTGATCGTGCTCGACGGCGGCGTAATCGTGGAGGAGGGCCCGGGCGCCCGGTTGCTGAGCCATCCCCAGGCGGCCATCACCCGCAAGCTTGTGGAGGCCTGCCCGCGGCTGCCTAGCGCCTGA
- a CDS encoding glycosyltransferase: MHILIVHIGPPLPVSAYGGTERVVWDLGKALVVLGHQVSFLATSGSRCDFAKVIAFNSALSLCEQIPSSVDIVHFSENPQQEVGRAFVITQHNNLSSLRDVLPNTIFLSRDHANRHGSGHYVYNGLDWSRYRGCDTSAERQYFHFLADASKRRKNVSGAIRLARKSGMQLSVIGGSRLYFRRGFRFTLSRKISFHGMVNDLEKSRILQHSMGLLFPVLWHEPFGLAVIESLYFGCPVFGTAYGSLPELIGPQYGYLANSATQLLRAIQRVGEWSPYACHSYARDNFSSHIMALGYLDYYQRVLNGETLKADLPVKEVLNRKMLPWSN; encoded by the coding sequence ATGCACATTTTAATTGTTCACATTGGCCCGCCTTTGCCTGTCTCAGCCTATGGCGGTACTGAGCGAGTGGTATGGGATCTGGGTAAAGCCTTGGTTGTGCTTGGGCACCAAGTATCCTTCCTCGCCACGAGTGGATCAAGGTGTGATTTTGCGAAGGTAATTGCGTTTAATTCTGCGCTTTCGTTATGTGAGCAAATCCCTTCCTCAGTTGATATCGTTCATTTTTCCGAAAACCCCCAGCAGGAGGTCGGACGAGCTTTTGTTATTACTCAGCACAATAATCTCAGCAGTCTACGGGATGTCCTCCCGAACACAATTTTCCTCTCAAGAGATCATGCGAATAGGCACGGTTCGGGGCATTATGTTTACAATGGTCTTGATTGGTCGCGTTACAGAGGTTGTGATACGTCAGCGGAGAGGCAGTATTTTCATTTTTTGGCAGATGCCTCAAAGAGGAGAAAAAATGTCAGTGGAGCGATCAGATTGGCTCGTAAATCTGGCATGCAACTGAGTGTTATAGGGGGTTCAAGGCTTTATTTTCGGAGGGGGTTTCGATTCACTCTGTCTAGAAAAATTAGCTTCCATGGGATGGTAAATGACTTGGAAAAGTCTAGGATCCTTCAGCATTCAATGGGCCTGCTATTTCCTGTTTTATGGCATGAGCCATTTGGGCTTGCCGTGATTGAAAGTTTATATTTTGGATGCCCAGTATTTGGGACGGCGTATGGTTCTTTGCCGGAGTTGATTGGTCCTCAATATGGATATCTTGCTAACTCAGCGACGCAGCTTTTGAGGGCAATCCAACGCGTGGGTGAATGGTCGCCATACGCATGCCATTCATACGCTCGTGATAATTTTTCGTCTCATATTATGGCGCTAGGCTATCTTGATTACTATCAGAGGGTTTTGAATGGTGAGACTTTAAAAGCTGATTTGCCGGTGAAAGAAGTGTTAAATAGAAAAATGCTGCCTTGGAGTAATTAA
- a CDS encoding RluA family pseudouridine synthase, with the protein MVDVSFGEGEGELLTLTYPKPLPMRLDRWLVAQRPEQSRARIQKFIEAGYVRVNGVTGRAKTPLRQGDSVALWMPPPEPLPYLVPQAMPLDVLYEDAHLIVLNKPAGLTVHPAPGNRDGTLVNGLLHHCPDLPGIGGELRPGIVHRLDKDTTGCIVVAKSQEALVKLQVQIQKRIASRQYLAVVHGVPTADSGTVVAPIGRHPADRKKYAVVHDDSGRHACTHWRLVERLGDYSLLRFKLDTGRTHQIRVHCAHLGHPIVGDPVYSRCRKLPLDMPGQALHAVQLGLNHPIHGERIVCEAPMPELFERLLEVLRRR; encoded by the coding sequence ATGGTCGACGTGAGCTTCGGCGAAGGCGAAGGTGAGCTACTCACGCTCACCTACCCCAAGCCCCTGCCGATGCGTCTGGATCGCTGGCTGGTGGCCCAGCGGCCGGAGCAGAGTCGCGCCCGGATTCAGAAGTTCATCGAGGCCGGCTATGTGCGGGTCAATGGTGTCACCGGCCGGGCCAAGACCCCCCTGCGCCAGGGCGACAGCGTGGCGCTGTGGATGCCGCCGCCGGAGCCCCTGCCCTATCTGGTGCCCCAGGCCATGCCCCTCGATGTCCTCTACGAAGACGCCCACCTGATCGTGCTCAATAAGCCCGCCGGGCTCACCGTGCATCCGGCGCCCGGCAATAGGGATGGCACCCTGGTGAATGGCCTGCTGCACCACTGCCCCGACCTGCCCGGCATCGGCGGGGAGCTGCGGCCCGGCATCGTGCACCGGCTCGACAAGGACACGACTGGCTGCATCGTGGTGGCCAAGAGCCAGGAGGCGTTGGTGAAGCTGCAGGTGCAGATCCAGAAGCGAATCGCCTCGCGTCAGTATCTGGCGGTGGTGCACGGGGTGCCTACGGCTGATTCCGGCACGGTCGTGGCCCCCATCGGCCGCCACCCAGCCGACCGCAAGAAATACGCTGTGGTTCACGACGACTCGGGCCGCCACGCCTGCACCCACTGGCGCCTGGTGGAGAGGCTGGGCGACTACTCCCTCCTGCGTTTCAAACTCGATACAGGGCGCACCCACCAGATCCGGGTGCACTGCGCCCACCTGGGCCATCCGATCGTGGGTGACCCGGTGTACTCCCGCTGCCGCAAGCTGCCGCTGGATATGCCCGGCCAGGCCCTACACGCCGTGCAGCTGGGGCTCAACCACCCGATCCATGGCGAGCGGATTGTGTGCGAAGCGCCGATGCCGGAGTTGTTTGAACGTTTGCTGGAGGTGTTACGCCGGCGCTGA
- the ylqF gene encoding ribosome biogenesis GTPase YlqF, with amino-acid sequence MTQLSVNAPAIQWYPGHIAKAERALNANLAKVDLVIEVRDARIPLATSHPRLQRWIGNKQHLLVINRVDMIPAPVRQAWTAWFKAQEQTCWWCDAKVGTGVKQLQQAAIRAGEALNARRAGRGMKPRPVRALMLGFPNVGKSALINRLVRQKVVDSARRAGVTRSLRWVRLGQDLDLLDAPGVLPPRLDDQQAALRLALCDDIGQAAYDNEAAALAFLQLLTLLEASPAAGVPPALVEKRYGVCLDVLPGGGPDVESWLVAAAARHTSGDSLRMAIKLLDDFRCARLGAIALELP; translated from the coding sequence GTGACGCAACTCAGCGTCAATGCCCCGGCGATCCAGTGGTATCCGGGCCACATCGCCAAGGCGGAGAGGGCCCTCAACGCAAATCTCGCCAAGGTGGATCTGGTGATCGAGGTGCGCGACGCCCGCATTCCGCTGGCCACCTCCCACCCCCGGCTGCAGCGCTGGATCGGCAACAAGCAGCACCTGCTGGTGATCAATCGGGTTGACATGATTCCGGCGCCGGTACGCCAGGCCTGGACCGCCTGGTTCAAGGCCCAGGAGCAGACCTGCTGGTGGTGTGACGCCAAGGTGGGCACCGGCGTCAAGCAGCTGCAGCAGGCGGCGATCCGGGCCGGGGAGGCCCTCAATGCCCGTCGGGCCGGCAGGGGCATGAAGCCGCGGCCGGTGCGGGCCCTGATGCTGGGTTTCCCCAACGTGGGCAAGTCGGCCCTGATCAACCGGTTGGTGCGCCAGAAGGTGGTGGATAGCGCCCGCCGGGCAGGCGTGACCCGCAGCCTGCGCTGGGTGCGGCTGGGCCAGGACCTCGACCTGCTCGATGCCCCCGGCGTGCTGCCGCCCCGCCTCGACGACCAGCAGGCCGCCCTGCGCCTGGCCCTCTGCGATGACATTGGCCAGGCGGCCTATGACAACGAGGCCGCTGCCCTGGCCTTTCTGCAGCTGCTCACCCTGCTGGAGGCGTCACCGGCTGCCGGGGTGCCGCCCGCCCTGGTGGAGAAGCGCTACGGCGTTTGCCTCGATGTGTTACCTGGGGGCGGTCCGGATGTGGAGAGTTGGCTGGTGGCTGCGGCGGCGCGTCATACCAGTGGCGATAGCCTGCGCATGGCGATCAAGCTCCTTGATGACTTCCGCTGCGCCCGGCTTGGGGCTATCGCCCTCGAACTGCCATGA
- a CDS encoding universal stress protein gives MFETVLFPIDQSRQALETAAVALKLAQQHASSLVLLSVVEPGQDDPAATAELLQQARARFEQAGVSCRVIEREGMPAFVIGDVADEINADVIVMGTRGIAIESDQQSTAARVIQLAPCPVLVVP, from the coding sequence ATGTTTGAAACCGTTCTTTTTCCCATCGACCAGAGCCGTCAGGCCTTGGAAACGGCGGCGGTGGCCCTGAAACTGGCCCAGCAGCACGCCAGCTCCCTGGTGCTGCTCTCGGTGGTGGAGCCCGGCCAGGACGACCCGGCCGCAACCGCCGAGCTGCTGCAGCAGGCCCGGGCCCGGTTTGAGCAGGCTGGGGTGAGCTGCCGGGTGATCGAGCGTGAGGGCATGCCAGCTTTTGTGATCGGTGATGTGGCCGATGAGATCAATGCCGATGTGATCGTGATGGGCACCCGCGGCATCGCGATCGAGAGCGACCAACAGAGCACCGCGGCGAGGGTGATCCAGCTGGCTCCCTGTCCGGTGCTGGTGGTGCCCTAG
- the pgk gene encoding phosphoglycerate kinase — translation MAKRSLASLSADDLRGKRVLVRVDFNVPLNDAGAITDDTRIRAALPTIGHLRDNGAKVILAAHFGRPKGQVNEGMRLTQVAARLSDLLGVPVTKTESCIGPDAEAKVAALEEGGVVLLENVRFFAEEEKNEAEFAQKLASLAEVYVNDAFGAAHRAHASTEGVTKFLSPNVAGHLMEKELAYLQGAIDAPKRPLAAIVGGSKVSSKIGVLEALIDKCDKILIGGGMIFTFYKARGLSVGKSLVEEDKLELAKELEAKAAAKGVQFLLPTDVVLADNFAPDANSQIAKVEAIPDGWMGLDIGPDSLKVFQEALADCKTVIWNGPMGVFEFDKFAAGTNGIAHTLAELSATGTITIIGGGDSVAAVEKVGVAEKMSHISTGGGASLELLEGKVLPGVAALDEA, via the coding sequence ATGGCGAAGCGATCCCTGGCCAGCCTTTCGGCCGATGATCTCCGCGGCAAGCGCGTGCTGGTGCGGGTTGACTTCAACGTACCGCTAAACGACGCCGGCGCGATCACCGACGACACCCGCATCCGGGCGGCCCTGCCCACCATCGGCCACCTGCGCGACAACGGCGCCAAGGTGATCCTGGCAGCCCACTTCGGCCGGCCTAAGGGACAGGTGAACGAGGGCATGCGCCTCACCCAGGTGGCAGCCCGCCTCAGCGACCTGCTGGGCGTGCCCGTAACAAAGACTGAAAGCTGCATCGGCCCCGACGCCGAGGCCAAGGTGGCCGCCCTGGAGGAAGGCGGTGTGGTGTTGCTCGAGAACGTGCGCTTCTTCGCCGAGGAAGAGAAGAACGAGGCCGAATTTGCGCAAAAATTGGCCTCCCTTGCTGAGGTTTACGTGAACGACGCCTTCGGCGCCGCCCACCGGGCCCACGCCTCCACCGAAGGGGTCACCAAGTTCCTCAGCCCTAACGTGGCCGGCCACCTGATGGAGAAGGAGCTGGCCTACCTGCAGGGTGCCATCGATGCGCCCAAGCGCCCCCTGGCGGCAATCGTGGGTGGCTCCAAGGTAAGCAGCAAGATCGGCGTGCTCGAAGCCCTGATCGACAAGTGCGACAAGATCCTGATCGGCGGCGGCATGATCTTTACCTTTTACAAGGCCCGCGGCCTCTCGGTGGGCAAGAGCCTGGTGGAAGAGGACAAGCTTGAGCTGGCCAAAGAACTCGAGGCCAAGGCGGCCGCCAAGGGCGTGCAGTTCCTGCTGCCCACCGATGTGGTGCTGGCCGACAACTTCGCCCCCGATGCCAATAGCCAGATCGCCAAAGTGGAGGCGATCCCCGACGGCTGGATGGGCCTCGACATCGGCCCCGACTCCCTGAAGGTGTTCCAGGAGGCCCTGGCCGACTGCAAGACCGTGATCTGGAACGGGCCGATGGGCGTGTTCGAGTTCGACAAGTTTGCCGCCGGCACCAACGGCATCGCCCACACCCTGGCGGAGCTGAGCGCCACGGGCACCATCACGATCATCGGTGGCGGCGACTCGGTGGCCGCCGTGGAGAAGGTGGGCGTGGCCGAAAAGATGAGCCACATCTCCACCGGCGGTGGCGCCAGCCTCGAGCTGCTCGAAGGCAAGGTGCTCCCCGGCGTGGCAGCACTGGATGAAGCCTGA
- a CDS encoding glycine zipper 2TM domain-containing protein — MRLSALPLVLAGLLGSAALAPEVAQAYPYGDQRYVYDNYGSPPGRTYAPLPVSPYGYPIASEPEPYSPAPVRRCNRGTVLTGAAIGGGLGAMLASNSRNRLWSLPIGAAMGGILGGVISGC; from the coding sequence ATGCGCCTCTCTGCCCTTCCTCTCGTTTTGGCCGGCCTGCTCGGCAGTGCAGCCCTTGCTCCTGAGGTCGCCCAGGCCTACCCCTATGGCGATCAGCGCTACGTCTACGACAACTACGGGTCGCCCCCCGGCCGAACCTACGCCCCTCTGCCCGTGAGTCCCTATGGATATCCCATCGCCTCTGAACCTGAGCCCTATAGCCCTGCTCCCGTGCGTCGCTGCAATCGGGGCACCGTGCTGACCGGGGCTGCCATTGGTGGCGGACTGGGAGCGATGTTGGCAAGCAACTCACGCAACCGCCTCTGGAGCCTGCCAATTGGGGCCGCGATGGGCGGCATCTTGGGTGGTGTGATCTCCGGGTGCTGA
- a CDS encoding ATP-binding protein: protein MASLAVDSTALRYCLVGLGVALLSTVQLQALLAERLQRARIAQLGPEVLFQVRLAELALDRLPPAALARLSGLSLRVGALPPTSANPAMVAGGRLLRQELCRELRPCPTVLPAALPQRGVWVQLLAPLEPVWLLAPIPPDRRWPPDPWLLLASLGLGGSVALLLFFWLEVQRPLQQLQRALGGVGTAARPLALPEERGTTSVRQLTGRFNAMVRRLERAEQERSVMLGGIAHDLKSPITRLRFRLSLAGLPGVDLLQAEADLAALERITQQFLLFAGGNDNEEAVAVPLDQLLAEVAAGLDADTLALELQPLLRVVQPVALSRAVANLIDNARSYGAPPLRLVLQAGPPEGEGFRIVLWDGGSGIAAPQWDQALMPFQRLDAARGGSGHCGLGLAIAARVAAAHGGGLERLESDGSGNGPNHALGFYFGIALWGRSKSQLES from the coding sequence ATGGCCAGCCTCGCAGTCGATAGCACTGCCTTGCGCTATTGCCTGGTGGGGCTTGGGGTTGCCCTGCTGAGTACGGTCCAGTTGCAGGCGCTTTTGGCCGAGCGTTTGCAGCGGGCCCGCATTGCCCAGTTGGGGCCTGAGGTGCTGTTTCAGGTGCGCCTAGCGGAGCTGGCCCTCGATCGCTTGCCGCCGGCGGCCTTGGCCCGGCTTAGTGGCCTGTCATTGCGAGTCGGGGCCCTTCCGCCCACCTCCGCCAACCCTGCCATGGTCGCGGGGGGAAGGCTGTTGCGCCAGGAGCTCTGCCGTGAGCTGCGGCCATGTCCCACCGTGCTGCCGGCGGCGCTGCCGCAGAGGGGTGTGTGGGTGCAACTGCTGGCGCCGCTGGAGCCGGTGTGGCTGCTGGCGCCGATTCCGCCCGACCGCCGCTGGCCGCCCGATCCCTGGCTGCTGCTGGCGAGCCTGGGGCTGGGGGGCAGCGTGGCGCTGCTGCTGTTTTTCTGGCTGGAGGTGCAACGCCCGCTGCAACAACTGCAGCGGGCCCTGGGCGGGGTGGGCACCGCCGCCCGGCCACTGGCCCTGCCGGAGGAGCGTGGCACCACCAGCGTGCGCCAGCTCACCGGCCGGTTTAATGCCATGGTGCGGCGCCTGGAGCGCGCCGAGCAGGAGCGTTCGGTGATGCTCGGCGGCATCGCCCACGACCTCAAAAGCCCGATTACACGTCTGCGCTTTCGGCTCAGCCTGGCCGGCTTGCCGGGAGTGGATCTGCTGCAGGCTGAGGCCGACTTGGCGGCTCTGGAGCGGATCACCCAACAGTTTTTGCTGTTCGCTGGCGGTAACGACAACGAGGAGGCCGTGGCGGTGCCGCTGGATCAGCTGCTGGCGGAGGTGGCGGCGGGCCTGGATGCCGACACCCTGGCGCTGGAGCTACAGCCCTTGCTGCGCGTGGTGCAGCCGGTGGCGCTTTCCCGGGCCGTGGCCAATTTGATCGACAACGCCCGCAGTTACGGCGCACCACCGCTGCGGTTGGTGTTGCAGGCCGGGCCGCCTGAGGGGGAGGGCTTTCGCATCGTGCTTTGGGATGGGGGCTCCGGCATCGCCGCCCCGCAGTGGGATCAGGCCTTGATGCCATTCCAGCGGCTCGATGCCGCCCGAGGTGGCAGCGGCCACTGCGGCCTGGGGCTGGCGATTGCCGCTCGGGTGGCCGCCGCCCACGGCGGTGGGCTGGAGCGGCTGGAGAGCGATGGCTCTGGCAATGGCCCTAACCATGCCCTTGGATTTTACTTTGGAATTGCCCTTTGGGGGCGCTCCAAAAGCCAGTTGGAGAGCTGA
- a CDS encoding response regulator: MAAGQSKQQSIWVVDDDPDLRSMVGTYLIDQGYDVRCLADGAQLMARLGGQRPDLVVLDLMLPGDDGLTLLRRLRDGGDDLPVVMLTAKGDAIDRIIGLEQGADDYLAKPFLPRELTARIEAVLRRRVALPAGTPLAEGQSVTIGEQVLDLAARTLEQAGRITLLTSAEFALLAVFVQHPHRPLSRERLVELARGPDSVTDSRSMDVQVSRLRKLVEPDPARPRYLQTVWGYGYVFVPDGQPRSR, from the coding sequence ATGGCCGCAGGACAGAGCAAGCAGCAGAGCATCTGGGTAGTCGATGACGACCCCGACCTGCGGAGCATGGTGGGCACTTACTTGATTGATCAGGGCTATGACGTGCGCTGCCTGGCTGATGGCGCCCAGTTGATGGCGCGGCTGGGGGGTCAGCGCCCAGATTTGGTGGTGCTCGATCTCATGCTCCCCGGCGACGATGGCCTCACCTTGCTGCGGCGTCTGCGCGACGGCGGTGATGACCTACCGGTGGTGATGCTCACCGCCAAGGGCGATGCGATCGACCGGATCATTGGTCTTGAGCAGGGCGCCGACGACTACCTGGCCAAGCCGTTCTTGCCGCGGGAGCTCACCGCCCGTATCGAGGCGGTGTTGCGGCGCCGTGTGGCGCTGCCGGCCGGCACGCCCCTGGCGGAAGGGCAGTCGGTGACGATTGGTGAGCAGGTGCTGGATCTTGCGGCCCGCACTCTGGAGCAGGCCGGACGCATAACCTTGCTCACCTCTGCCGAATTCGCCCTGCTGGCGGTTTTTGTGCAGCATCCACACCGGCCCCTCTCGCGCGAACGGCTGGTGGAGTTGGCCAGGGGGCCCGATTCGGTCACCGATAGCCGCAGCATGGATGTGCAGGTGTCGCGGCTGCGCAAGTTGGTGGAACCCGATCCCGCCCGGCCCCGCTACCTGCAGACGGTATGGGGCTACGGCTATGTGTTTGTGCCCGATGGCCAGCCTCGCAGTCGATAG